The following proteins come from a genomic window of Megalobrama amblycephala isolate DHTTF-2021 linkage group LG1, ASM1881202v1, whole genome shotgun sequence:
- the prr12b gene encoding proline-rich protein 12 — translation MDRNYPGTGFGDLGAGTGWSYERSAKASLVYGSSRSSHPDSELLHRQPYATPHPLQGYATNHHPGTSGQGGAWGAGRSLGLSGLFDTGLHHASPSGPDASVMNLISALESRGAQPPPSASTLLSQFRTPSWQTAMHTPAPAELFISGALPGSGSFPSSSALSAYQHPASFSGRSFPGVTPSLSLQDTPTFSPTSNGLLSPHDPLLHIKTPSQSSLGFDRLLSSQSGTASYRGSQEPTSAPPPQAPASSSTRHLPPQFNLLSSQLQDQSSQLYNSSVFSSAPPQPPQSQERAIPRQDSVIKHYQRPSPGQSQLSSSTPHPLHHYLSCGATGYQQIPHHRHGSSINCSPLGEQSPSSDPKPSPRSEQVYRPIIQPPYTSSSVSSSAGSGGGIGKTGKSSSSSSGYSSSGSSSSRTPHTPPSASSTSSSSSSASNPNVSSSTSAAPSRQQPPPQSAPQPPPPPPPTVSSSATQQQPPKPCLSTYGSPVAPVKPTAGLPGQTPPQQQSYSPSQPPPSHLPQPYGGFSSPQAQDLGSSLGGSGKAYGSLGATGRSFSAEVVYGSDSGYGSLPPSLGGAGSPSLGYGGTGHSPALMVSGGGTGTTSSTTGSGAGSSGSVGGGSGGGSTSVASGAGSYHLPDSSPSPSSNSGIVRPGLHSPAPTRPAQSPGGNGGNKYLSSVLSPAFLASPQGYSDTRVPPQQTQSYHTTPPKSKSDSDMLGVERSQEDDEEDEDDFLIQHLLHSQSPTPNPSQHHSQQAQQVASQQPQPQTISQSRDGGKSLSTYELNKASEERYHLQSVIRTNNTTNNVASVAAGSCGPGTGLENQLEMSLKKQQQTKTDRVLSVAGANGGRGAVDSLSHTHSHGQHDSLGSVVHYGRGDPYTHQTHQHHPPHPSHSQHPQHSQHSHPHSMSHSHMDLKKAQDPSELSYLRKTPDLQQRQTQSSLGLMDSPPDSSHQNTQAHLLQSVLSHTTRSKMDNQQAPSQQQQHPMSQQAMIGPTGGLGTGGSGGVDTQPQASQLQLQLQSQTMEVHYGRETQRNQSQSSQNSVSPLDMLERSLSRTNSREGTGPSDRVAGDGSTTDHHRQQQQHRMSSHHQSHHPQQSSTELHDFLSEPDLSMSTPSHLHHMASHHPPPHVHHQPQTHSHHQHPHQHPHHMQPTSGPPQPQSQPREQEPQLSQPQLDQLKEHQYDTGSPVGKTAQNQGQSQEQQQRFVPLTSICFPDSLLQDEDRSFFPGMEDMFCSEDYKASCAGGGGSAGQGGQDGVPEAHGTVQDGMDTVKTTGGGGGAYDMMGHHGDQGYGQYCHSLSESGNGTMHLDLDPLKSHELPSTVNTEQLGLIQSQGPGLGMGSTGHVDGTGNKMMGSAGVGSGPGTGGLTSPIFCSSRPKKLLKTSSFHLLKQRKDPNAQSQAKKNYAQEYEFEDDEDKADVPADIRLNSRRLPDLLPDLVSSCRKSGSGSGVGSLSPLMGDLDFCHPSGYPSLGPPPQLLPHDTPKKRGRKPTKPKREGPPRPRGRPRIRPLPEPPYCRNMMGPGGETRRGRGRGRGRGRKDDQMLEMHRDMNKGQNYQQQPPHLHHQPQLQQHMHHHLQQQQQHQPQHMHQQQHLHVQQLHHQQQHQQLAQHQPQQQYQEPIKPIKIKLPIPSMPSSDSLLRTDSLSSTDPVLSDGSVGSAPSLGLSPGPTTSVDLNRIDMNRNDMNCGQEKMKQKPQEMSWEGDMDDQMTPEAWATMQKLSGSTEEKSSELKSGFITSFLDFLKTGKKQPGTEDPPGPLPVDGCTSTDSSSVKGGIRPLSPQPPPPPPPPFGENEGDGSLGLSNCPSPCKRLDEELKRNLETLPSFSSDEEDSVSKNQDLQKSISSAISALYDTPHSLAAVPPPPTPSPPTPQTVSLNTPPPPPQSESIPHIHSREPETEIHASQELDSHSQPNPQEEAHVLGEDDEQEEPVQEMHEQIQQKEDRQTECEEEREELEEDGIEKEEVDQIRTEESKQEEEEEPENEMLVDGSPSEPPPAPPSPPSLSPSPPTSSSPSPLPPPPLSLPSPLPSQEEEENLQQQQQQQQPPLHNSLPPSPSPPALPSPSPPPPTLPPSATPPPSPSPPPPEELPQLSPASPPTPEDAPTPQITSLHLAKKQSNAAIAGESEDDDSESGGEGIFRERDEFVVRTEDIGTLKLALQTGREPPPIWRVQKALLQKFAPEIKDGQRQFCATSNYLGYFGDAKMRYQRLYVKFLENVNKKDYVRVCSRKPWHRPSLTLRRQSLPKPQPVHSLTPPRMERDDREKERERQREKKQREQREKEKEREREKEREREREREQIEKSRREKEKERERELEKQKEREKQKEREKERQKEREREKEREKQEREREKEKQKEKEREKERERQREKEKEREKEREKEKKLQERQTQEKLERKTAVVERGRVKEEKRVAEKRVDRTRSRPVKVKAEPPPKKRKKWLKEMPSSSDSDSSPDPPSEDEVSTRSGINSRAMREMFRSYVEMLVSTALDPDMIQALEDTNDELYLPPMRKIDSILNEQKRRLLRRVNMSVQHQEALHMFPQMTADSLDSGAVKVHLGGESYNRKTLNRVKRSLPKQQDLKLPTETCRIYSLYHSLHHYKYHTFLHCKKETDSIEQAAEEDPGQEEVVQQCMANQGWLETLFNSFIELLRLSNKA, via the exons ATGGATAGAAATTATCCTGGCACAGGATTCGGTGATCTGGGCGCTGGAACGGGATGGAGTTACGAGAGATCGGCGAAGGCAAG TTTGGTTTATGGGAGCTCCAGATCCTCCCATCCAGACTCGGAACTCCTCCACCGTCAACCTTATGCCACACCACACCCCCTACAAGGATATGCAACAAATCATCATCCAGGAACTTCTGGACAGGGCGGGGCATGGGGTGCAGGAAGGAGCTTAG GGCTCTCAGGCTTGTTTGATACTGGGCTTCATCATGCCAGTCCCTCAGGACCAGATGCTTCAGTTATGAATTTGATCTCTGCTTTGGAGTCCCGAGGTGCTCAGCCACCCCCTTCTGCCTCTACCCTTCTCTCTCAATTTCGCACCCCCTCTTGGCAAACTG CAATGCATACTCCAGCCCCTGCAGAGCTATTCATTTCTGGTGCACTACCTGGCTCTGGCTCATTTCCCTCTTCCTCTGCTCTGTCGGCATATCAGCACCCTGCATCCTTCTCAGGGCGTTCCTTCCCTGGAGTTACCCCATCATTATCTCTGCAGGACACACCTACCTTCAGTCCTACTTCCAACGGTCTCCTGTcaccccatgatcctttgctgCACATTAAAACTCCCTCTCAGTCAAGTCTTGGCTTTGACCGTCTTCTGTCTTCACAGAGTGGGACTGCTTCATATAGAGGGTCACAAGAGCCCACTAGTGCTCCTCCACCACAAGCACCTGCATCCTCTTCAACACGCCACTTACCACCTCAGTTTAACCTGCTGTCCTCACAGCTGCAGGATCAGTCCTCTCAGCTCTACAATTCCTCTGTATTTTCTTCTGCACCTCCTCAACCCCCACAGTCCCAAGAAAGAGCCATCCCCAGGCAAGACAGTGTAATTAAGCACTACCAGAGACCTTCTCCTGGACAGTCTCAACTTTCTTCTTCCACACCTCATCCCCTACATCACTATCTTAGTTGTGGTGCTACAGGATACCAGCAGATACCCCATCATCGGCATGGCTCCTCCATAAACTGTAGTCCACTGGGTGAGCAGAGTCCATCATCTGACCCCAAACCCTCACCCCGATCAGAGCAAGTTTACCGTCCTATCATCCAGCCCCCTTACACGTCCTCCTCAGTCTCCTCCTCAGCTGGCTCGGGTGGTGGTATTGGGAAAACGGGAAAGAGTTCTAGCTCAAGTAGTGGCTACTCTTCCTCTGGCTCTTCCTCATCTCGAACCCCTCACACTCCTCCTTCCGCTTCTTCAacctcctcttcttcctcctctgCTTCTAATCCTAATGTCTCATCCAGCACCTCCGCTGCACCCTCAAGGCAGCAACCACCACCTCAGTCAGCACCGCAACCCCCACCACCTCCACCTCCCACAGTCTCATCCTCTGCAACACAGCAGCAGCCACCCAAACCTTGCCTGTCCACGTATGGCTCTCCTGTTGCTCCTGTCAAACCAACTGCTGGCCTTCCAGGACAAACCCCACCACAACAACAGTCATATTCACCAAGCCAGCCACCCCCCTCTCACTTGCCCCAGCCATATGGAGGATTCAGTTCTCCGCAGGCCCAGGATCTTGGTTCAAGCCTTGGGGGGTCAGGAAAAGCTTATGGAAGTCTAGGAGCAACCGGCCGTTCATTTTCAGCTGAGGTGGTCTATGGCTCTGATTCAGGATATGGTTCTTTGCCACCATCTCTCGGAGGGGCAGGAAGTCCTTCACTGGGCTATGGTGGTACAGGACATTCTCCTGCCCTAATGGTGTCTGGAGGTGGTACTGGTACAACAAGCAGTACCACTGGATCAGGAGCAGGTAGTTCAGGAAGTGTGGGGGGTGGTTCAGGGGGTGGTAGTACTAGTGTAGCAAGTGGCGCAGGATCATACCACCTCCCAGATTCCAGCCCTTCACCCTCAAGTAATTCTGGAATAGTACGCCCAGGTCTGCACTCCCCTGCCCCAACTCGCCCTGCACAATCACCTGGAGGAAATGGGGGCAACAAGTACCTATCTTCAGTTCTCTCCCCAGCATTCCTGGCTTCTCCACAAGGATACTCAGACACAAGGGTGCCACCCCAGCAAACACAGTCTTATCACACAACACCACCAAAATCTAAGTCTGATTCTGATATGCTTGGGGTAGAAAGATCTCAAGAAGACGACGAAGAAGATGAGGATGACTTTTTGATTCAGCACTTACTGCACTCACAGAGTCCAACACCCAATCCCTCCCAGCATCATTCTCAACAAGCTCAGCAAGTAGCCTCCCAACAACCACAGCCCCAGACCATTTCCCAGAGTAGAGATGGAGGAAAGTCTCTCTCCACTTATGAACTGAACAAGGCATCTGAAGAACGTTACCATCTACAGAGTGTCATTCGGACCAATAATACGACCAACAATGTGGCTTCAGTTGCTGCTGGCTCTTGTGGTCCAGGCACAGGTTTAGAGAACCAGTTGGAGATGTCGCTGAAAAAGCAGCAACAGACTAAGACTGATAGAGTGCTTTCTGTAGCTGGTGCAAATGGAGGTCGAGGTGCAGTTGACTCTTTGTCACACACTCATTCCCATGGCCAACATGACTCCCTTGGTTCAGTGGTCCACTATGGCAGAGGAGACCCTTACACTCATCAAACACATCAACATCACCCTCCGCACCCATCACACTCACAACACCCTCAGCATTCACAGCACTCTCATCCCCATTCAATGTCCCACTCACATATGGATCTTAAAAAAGCTCAGGATCCTTCAGAATTATCCTATCTTCGAAAGACTCCAGACTTGCAGCAGCGACAGACCCAGTCCTCCCTTGGACTAATGGATTCTCCACCCGACTCTTCTCATCAAAACACCCAGGCTCACCTTCTGCAATCTGTCCTTTCGCATACCACTCGAAGCAAGATGGACAACCAACAGGCTCCTtcacagcaacaacaacaccCAATGAGTCAGCAAGCCATGATTGGACCAACTGGGGGATTAGGTACTGGTGGCTCTGGAGGAGTAGACACTCAGCCACAGGCTTCTCAGCTTCAACTCCAGCTCCAGTCCCAAACTATGGAGGTACACTATGGCCGTGAGACTCAGCGAAACCAAAGCCAGTCAAGTCAGAATTCTGTTTCACCATTAGACATGCTAGAGAGATCTCTCTCCAGGACAAATAGTCGAGAAGGGACAGGGCCCTCTGATAGAGTTGCAGGAGATGGGAGCACTACTGATCATCACagacaacagcaacaacataGGATGTCCTCACACCATCAGTCCCACCACCCTCAACAATCATCAACAGAGCTTCATGATTTCTTGTCTGAGCCTGATTTGAGCATGTCAACCCCCTCTCATTTGCACCATATGGCCTCACACCATCCACCCCCTCATGTCCACCATCAGCCACAGACACACTCTCACCATCAACACCCACACCAGCACCCTCACCACATGCAGCCAACTTCTGGACCTCCACAGCCCCAGTCCCAGCCCAGGGAACAAGAGCCACAGCTCTCACAACCACAGCTAGATCAGCTCAAAGAGCATCAATATGACACTGGCAGTCCTGTGGGGAAAACAGCTCAGAACCAGGGTCAGAGCCAAGAGCAGCAACAACGGTTTGTCCCACTGACATCTATTTGTTTCCCAGATTCTCTTCTCCAAGATGAGGATCGATCCTTTTTTCCAGGGATGGAGGATATGTTCTGTTCTGAGGACTACAAGGCAAGTTGTGCTGGGGGAGGTGGAAGTGCAGGACAAGGAGGTCAAGATGGTGTGCCAGAGGCACATGGAACAGTACAAGATGGAATGGATACAGTTAAAACTACAGGTGGTGGAGGAGGTGCATATGACATGATGGGTCACCATGGTGATCAGGGTTATGGTCAGTATTGTCACAGTTTGTCTGAATCTGGCAATGGTACTATGCACTTAGATCTGGACCCCTTAAAATCCCATGAACTCCCATCCACTGTAAACACAGAACAACTGGGCTTAATTCAGTCTCAGGGCCCGGGCCTTGGGATGGGTAGCACGGGACACGTGGACGGAACTGGAAACAAAATGATGGGCTCTGCTGGTGTAGGTAGTGGTCCTGGCACAGGGGGACTCACCTCACCAATCTTTTGCTCCTCTAGACCTaagaaacttttgaaaacaagcTCATTTCACCTCCTTAAACAGAGGAAAGACCCTAATGCGCAATCACAGGCAAAGAAGAACTATGCCCAAGAATATGAGTTTGAGGATGATGAAGATAAAGCAGACGTTCCAGCCGACATCCGCTTAAACAGCAGACGTCTCCCGGATTTGCTTCCTGATCTTGTTTCTAGTTGTAGAAAGTCTGGAAGTGGTTCAGGAGTTGGCAGTTTAAGCCCTTTGATGGGTGATTTAGATTTCTGTCACCCTTCAGGATACCCATCCCTTGGACCTCCTCCACAGCTGCTCCCACATGATACTCCAAAGAAAAGGGGGAGGAAACCCACCAAACCTAAACGTGAGGGTCCACCAAGACCCAGGGGTAGGCCACGTATTCGGCCTCTTCCTGAGCCTCCATATTGCAGGAACATGATGGGACCTGGTGGAGAGACTAGAAGGGGCCGTGGTCGAGGAAGAGGGCGTGGAAGGAAAGATGATCAAATGTTAGAAATGCACAGAGACATGAACAAGGGGCAGAACTACCAACAACAACCACCTCACCTCCATCATCAACCACAGTTACAACAGCACATGCACCACCATCtacagcaacaacagcagcaccAACCACAACATATGCACCAACAGCAGCACCTACATGTACAACAGCTTCATCATCAACAGCAACATCAACAACTTGCACAGCATCAGCCTCAGCAACAATACCAAGAACCCATCAAACCAATCAAA ATTAAGCTCCCCATTCCTTCCATGCCCTCATCTGATTCCCTCCTGAGGACAGACTCCCTGTCTAGTACAGATCCAGTTTTGTCTGATGGTTCGGTAGGATCTGCACCATCTCTTGGTTTGAGTCCAGGGCCCACCACCAGTGTGGACCTAAACAGAATTGACATGAACAGAAATGATATGAACTGTGGTCAGGAAAAGATGAAGCAGAAACCCCAGGAG ATGTCATGGGAGGGAGACATGGATGACCAAATGACCCCAGAGGCCTGGGCCACCATGCAGAAGCTCTCTGGCTCA ACGGAGGAGAAAtcttcagagctgaagtcaggttTCATAACTTCCTTTCTGGATTTCTTGAAAACGGGGAAGAAGCAGCCAGGCACTGAAGATCCACCTGGGCCCCTCCCTGTGGACGGGTGCACTTCCACTGATTCGTCTTCAGTAAAGGGAGGCATTCGCCCATTATCCCCACAACCAcctcctcctccacctcctcccTTTGGAGAGAATGAGGGTGATGGAAGCCTGGGCCTCAGTAACTGTCCATCGCCCTGTAAAAGACTTGACGAGGAGCTTAAGAGGAATCTGGAGACTCTACCGTCATTCTCCTCAGATGAGGAAGACTCTGTCAGTAAGAACCAGGActtgcagaagagcatctcatCAGCCATTTCTGCCCTCTATGATACCCCCCACAGCCTTGCTGCCGTTCCACCTCCTCCTACACCATCGCCGCCCACTCCACAGACAGTATCTCTCAACACACCCCCGCCACCCCCACAATCTGAATCTATCCCGCACATACACTCACGTGAACCTGAGACGGAGATACATGCATCACAGGAACTGGATTCACACTCACAGCCCAACCCACAGGAGGAGGCACATGTTCTAGGTGAGGATGATGAACAGGAAGAACCTGTGCAGGAGATGCATGAACAAATACAGCAGAAggaagacagacagactgaatgTGAGGAGGAAAGAGAGGAGTTGGAAGAAGACGGAATTGAGAAAGAGGAAGTAGATCAGATAAGGACAGAGGAGAGCAagcaggaagaggaagaagagccTGAGAATGAAATGCTGGTTGATG GATCTCCGTCTGAGCCTCCTCCTGCACCCCCTTCTCCTCCGTCCCTTTCTCCTTCTCCCCCAACCTCCTCCTCCCCATCCCCTCTGCCACCGCCTCCTCTATCTCTCCCCTCCCCTCTTCCATCTCAAGAAGAGGAGGAGAatctacagcagcagcagcaacagcaacagCCACCACTGCACAATTCCCTCCCTCCCAGCCCTTCTCCACCTGCTCTACCCTCTCCCTCTCCACCTCCGCCCACACTGCCCCCCTCCGCTACACCCCCACCATCCCCCTCCCCACCTCCTCCCGAAGAACTGCCCCAGCTCTCCCCGGCCTCGCCCCCCACCCCCGAAGATGCCCCAACGCCTCAGATCACTTCACTGCACCTAGCTAAGAAACAGTCCAACGCGGCCATCGCGGGAGAGAGTGAGGATGATGACAGCGAGAGTGGGGGGGAGGGGATCTTCAGAGAGAGGGATGAATTTGTAGTGCGCACTGAAGATATTGGTACTCTTAAG CTAGCGCTGCAGACTGGACGAGAGCCTCCTCCGATCTGGAGGGTCCAAAAAGCTCTGCTTCAGAAGTTTGCTCCTGAAATCAAAGATGGACAGCGACAGTTTTGTGCTACCAGTAAT TATTTGGGCTACTTTGGAGATGCAAAGATGCGTTATCAGCGCTTATATGTCAAATTCTTGGAGAATGTGAATAAAAAGGATTATGTCCGAGTGTGCTCGCGGAAACCCTGGCATCGGCCCAGTCTCACACTGAG GCGCCAGTCTCTCCCTAAGCCACAACCTGTACATAGCCTGACTCCACCTCGCATGGAACGAGAcgatagagagaaagagagagagaggcaacGGGAAAAAAAGCAACGAGagcaaagagaaaaagagaaagagagagaacgaGAAAAGGAAAGGGAGCGAGAACGAGAGAGGGAGCAGATCGAGAAATCtaggagagaaaaagagaaagagagggagagagaactTGAAAAGCAAAAAGAGAGGgagaaacaaaaagaaagagaaaaagagagacaaaaagaaagggaaagagagaaggaaagggaaaaacaagagagagaaagggaaaaggaaaaacaaaaggagaaggagagagagaaggaaagggagagacaaagagaaaaagagaaggaaagggagaaagagagagaaaaggaaaAGAAGCTCCAAGAGCGACAAACTCAAGAGAAGCTGGAGAGGAAAACGGCAGTTGTGGAACGCGGGAGGGTCAAAGAGGAGAAGAGGGTTGCAGAGAAGAGGGTTGACAGGACGAGGA